Genomic DNA from Chloroflexota bacterium:
ACCCGGCAATAACCTGGCGGAGAAAATCAGCAACGCTATGCACCGGCTGCAAGGGGCATATTCACTGGTCATCCTCAATAACAATTCCCTGATAGGCGTTCGCGACCCCATGGGGGTGCGCCCCCTCTGCCTGGGGAAGCTCAACGGCGGTTGGGTGCTGGCATCAGAGAGCTGTGCCATCGATCACCTCGGCACCGGTATGCTCCGCGAGATCGAACCCGGCGAGATCGTGACCATAGATGCCGGTGGTGTGAAGAGTTACCAGGGCGCAGTATCAGACAAACAAGCCCTTTGCGTTTTCGAGTATATCTACTTTGCCCGGCCTGACAGCACCATCGGCGGCCGCTTGCTCTACCGGACACGAGAGGCTATGGGCCGCCGCCTGGCCCAGGAATACCCCGTAGCTGCCGACCTGGTCATCGGCGTCCCTGACTCAGCCACAGTAGCCGCCATCAGCTACTCCAGGGAGTCGGGCATTCCCTTTGTCGAAGGATTATTAAAGAACCGCTATGTCGGGCGTACCTTCATCCAGCCGGACCAACGGATCAGGGCAATGGGCGTGGGCCTCAAATTCAACCCCTTAAGAGAAATACTGGCCGGCAAGCGGTTAATCCTGGTCGACGACAGCATCGTCCGGGGCACCACCACCCCTCACGTCATCAGCTTGCTGAAAAGAGCCGGGGCCAAGGAAATACACATGCGCGTCTGCGC
This window encodes:
- the purF gene encoding amidophosphoribosyltransferase is translated as MSWHESCGIFGVYAPGEDVARLTFFALFALQHRGQESAGIATTSGNGICLHTGMGLVSHVFDEASLSSLPGNIAIGHNRYSTSGSNRLANAQPIVVEGPEGKLALAHNGNIVNALALRLELAEKGCPFVTSTDSEVIANLIITSPGNNLAEKISNAMHRLQGAYSLVILNNNSLIGVRDPMGVRPLCLGKLNGGWVLASESCAIDHLGTGMLREIEPGEIVTIDAGGVKSYQGAVSDKQALCVFEYIYFARPDSTIGGRLLYRTREAMGRRLAQEYPVAADLVIGVPDSATVAAISYSRESGIPFVEGLLKNRYVGRTFIQPDQRIRAMGVGLKFNPLREILAGKRLILVDDSIVRGTTTPHVISLLKRAGAKEIHMRVCAPPICYPCFFGVDMATRWELIAARKTVPEIREFIAADSLGYLSVEGLVQAVDLPKENLCLACLTGDYPIPVQLEMDKLALESLPTTEPVPSK